The proteins below come from a single Agrococcus beijingensis genomic window:
- a CDS encoding ABC transporter ATP-binding protein has translation MVNVSLHDVTLTYPGASRPSIDAIDLEIQHGELLVLVGPSGCGKSTTLRALAGLEFPEAGSIAFGDRDVTGVDGSQRDVAMVFQSYALYPHMTVAGNIEFSLKNAKVPAAERKRLIADAAELLELDELLDRKPRELSGGQRQRVAMGRAIVRRPAVFLMDEPLSNLDAKLRVQTRGQIAALQRKLDVTTVYVTHDQTEAMTMGDRVVVMNQGRIEQVGTPRELYDEPETLFVAGFIGSPQMNLVEGTWSDASGAQVGDLALPFRAATGHSGTRLTYGIRPEDLTVVAEPGDHAALVRITVELVEELGSDTYVYGTGHGVRWTARLPKGAHPAIGAELAFSVGAGSIIAFDPTTGHRIH, from the coding sequence ATGGTCAACGTCTCGCTGCATGACGTCACGCTCACCTACCCCGGAGCCTCGAGGCCCTCGATCGACGCGATCGACCTCGAGATCCAGCACGGAGAGCTGCTCGTGCTCGTCGGCCCCTCGGGGTGCGGCAAGTCGACGACGCTGCGCGCGCTCGCGGGCCTCGAGTTCCCCGAGGCAGGCAGCATCGCGTTCGGCGACCGCGACGTCACGGGCGTCGACGGCAGTCAGCGAGACGTTGCCATGGTGTTCCAGAGCTATGCGCTCTACCCGCACATGACGGTGGCCGGCAACATCGAGTTCTCGCTGAAGAACGCGAAGGTGCCGGCCGCCGAGCGCAAGCGGCTGATCGCCGACGCCGCCGAGCTGCTCGAGCTCGACGAGCTGCTCGACCGCAAGCCCCGCGAGCTCTCGGGCGGCCAGCGGCAGCGCGTGGCGATGGGCCGCGCCATCGTGCGCCGCCCGGCGGTCTTCCTGATGGACGAGCCGCTCTCGAACCTCGACGCGAAGCTGCGCGTGCAGACCCGCGGCCAGATCGCCGCCCTGCAGCGCAAGCTCGACGTCACCACCGTCTACGTCACGCACGACCAGACCGAGGCGATGACGATGGGCGACCGCGTGGTCGTCATGAACCAGGGCCGCATCGAGCAGGTCGGCACGCCCCGCGAGCTCTACGACGAGCCCGAGACGCTGTTCGTCGCCGGCTTCATCGGCTCACCGCAGATGAACCTCGTCGAAGGCACGTGGTCGGATGCGTCGGGTGCGCAGGTGGGCGATCTCGCCTTGCCGTTCCGGGCCGCAACGGGACATTCCGGCACCCGACTGACCTACGGCATCCGCCCCGAGGACCTCACGGTCGTGGCGGAGCCGGGGGACCATGCGGCGCTCGTGCGCATCACCGTCGAGCTGGTGGAGGAGCTCGGCTCCGACACCTACGTCTACGGCACCGGTCACGGCGTGCGCTGGACCGCGCGGCTGCCGAAGGGCGCGCACCCGGCGATCGGCGCCGAGCTCGCGTTCTCGGTGGGGGCGGGGAGCATCATCGCCTTCGACCCGACGACCGGGCACCGCATCCACTAG
- a CDS encoding nitroreductase family deazaflavin-dependent oxidoreductase — translation MTTQQQLPKLPPRWFIRSAWVGHRLLYRTTGKGLARPHRDGKMGMLRLHTVGRRSGEPREAILGFYEHEGSFVTLAMNGWAEADPAWWINLRAHPQASVDTVDGPVAVAAREAKDEERERLLAEFDRYTGWGDISELSVRRPHTAVVVLDRA, via the coding sequence ATGACCACCCAGCAGCAGCTGCCGAAGCTTCCGCCCCGCTGGTTCATCCGCAGTGCATGGGTCGGCCATCGGCTGCTCTACCGCACCACCGGCAAGGGGCTCGCGCGACCGCACCGCGACGGCAAGATGGGCATGCTCCGGCTGCACACCGTCGGCCGGCGGTCTGGCGAGCCGCGCGAGGCGATCCTCGGCTTCTACGAGCACGAGGGCAGCTTCGTCACGCTGGCGATGAATGGCTGGGCCGAGGCCGACCCGGCGTGGTGGATCAACCTGCGCGCGCACCCGCAGGCCAGCGTCGACACGGTCGACGGGCCCGTCGCCGTCGCGGCCCGAGAGGCGAAGGACGAGGAGCGCGAACGGCTGCTCGCCGAGTTCGACCGCTACACCGGCTGGGGCGACATCTCGGAGCTCTCGGTGCGCCGGCCGCACACGGCCGTCGTGGTGCTCGACCGCGCCTGA
- a CDS encoding ArsR/SmtB family transcription factor: protein MSCPVDDDDRLDEAFLALADPVRRAIVARLSTGSATVNELAEPFAITKQAVSKHIAVLEKAGLVTRSRDAQRRPVHLDAAALERLTAWIDHYRLRAEAAYRRLDAVLADASAASAPNE from the coding sequence ATGAGTTGCCCAGTGGACGACGACGACCGGCTCGACGAAGCCTTCCTGGCCCTCGCCGATCCCGTGCGCCGCGCGATCGTCGCGCGGCTCAGCACGGGCTCCGCGACCGTCAACGAGCTCGCCGAGCCGTTCGCGATCACGAAGCAGGCGGTGTCGAAGCACATCGCCGTGCTCGAGAAGGCGGGCCTCGTGACGCGATCGCGCGACGCGCAGCGCCGTCCCGTGCATCTCGACGCCGCCGCGCTCGAGCGGCTCACCGCCTGGATCGACCACTACCGGCTGCGGGCGGAGGCGGCGTACCGCCGTCTCGACGCCGTCCTCGCAGACGCGAGCGCAGCATCCGCACCGAACGAATGA
- a CDS encoding MBL fold metallo-hydrolase: MLRQIAEGVFVHESEFLQSNAVVVQGRTGVLVIDPGITVDELAGLAEDIRELGQSVVAGFSTHPDWDHVLWHPALGDAPRYGTARGAAAIREVLTHPAWQDEVAEGLPPEHAHEIPMELLGLITGLPAGSDRIPWEGPVVRILEHRAHAEGHAALLLEQRRVLVAGDMLSDILMPFLDLQAEHQIDDYLAALQLLESVAEGADVVVPGHGSVGSADDLRARIAQDRAYVQALQAGSEPDDPRVGPAAPLEWLPDVHRWQVQRLAERSHEDG; the protein is encoded by the coding sequence ATGCTGCGGCAGATCGCCGAGGGCGTCTTCGTGCACGAGAGCGAGTTCCTCCAGAGCAACGCCGTGGTCGTGCAGGGCCGCACCGGCGTGCTCGTCATCGACCCGGGCATCACCGTCGACGAGCTGGCGGGGCTCGCGGAGGACATCCGCGAGCTCGGCCAGTCGGTCGTGGCCGGCTTCTCGACGCATCCCGACTGGGATCACGTGCTCTGGCATCCCGCGCTGGGCGATGCGCCACGCTACGGCACCGCTCGTGGAGCCGCGGCGATCCGCGAGGTGCTGACGCACCCCGCCTGGCAGGATGAGGTCGCCGAAGGGCTGCCGCCGGAGCACGCGCACGAGATCCCGATGGAGCTGCTCGGCCTCATCACCGGGCTGCCCGCCGGTTCCGACCGCATCCCGTGGGAGGGCCCGGTGGTGCGCATCCTCGAGCACCGCGCGCACGCCGAGGGTCACGCGGCGCTGCTGCTCGAGCAGCGCCGGGTGCTCGTCGCCGGCGACATGCTCTCCGACATCCTGATGCCCTTCCTCGATCTGCAGGCGGAGCATCAGATCGACGACTACCTCGCCGCGCTGCAGCTGCTCGAGAGCGTCGCCGAGGGGGCGGATGTCGTGGTCCCCGGGCACGGATCGGTCGGCAGCGCAGACGACCTGAGAGCGCGCATCGCCCAGGATCGCGCCTACGTGCAGGCACTGCAGGCCGGCAGCGAGCCCGACGACCCGCGGGTCGGCCCGGCGGCTCCGCTCGAGTGGCTGCCCGACGTGCATCGGTGGCAGGTGCAGCGCCTCGCCGAGCGGTCGCACGAGGACGGATGA
- a CDS encoding SRPBCC domain-containing protein, with protein MSNALAVETLPNQPLIDFTREFDAPAAAVYAAHADPELYVQWVGPAKYTTRVTEWEHRSGGAYRFVQSDAGDDREHGFRGAIHTARPGEMLIQTFEWEGAPDEVSLDIIRFEDLPGGRSRIVARSVFPSIENLHAMLQAGMTDGMEEGYRQLDAMLAAER; from the coding sequence ATGAGCAACGCACTCGCCGTCGAGACGCTGCCGAACCAGCCGCTCATCGACTTCACGCGAGAGTTCGACGCCCCCGCCGCGGCCGTCTACGCCGCGCACGCCGACCCCGAGCTGTACGTGCAGTGGGTCGGCCCCGCGAAGTACACGACGCGCGTCACCGAGTGGGAGCACCGCTCGGGCGGCGCCTACCGGTTCGTGCAGTCGGATGCCGGGGACGACCGGGAGCACGGCTTCCGTGGCGCCATCCACACCGCGCGGCCCGGCGAGATGCTGATCCAGACGTTCGAGTGGGAGGGCGCGCCCGATGAGGTCAGCCTCGACATCATCCGCTTCGAGGATCTGCCCGGCGGCCGCTCGCGCATCGTCGCGCGCAGCGTCTTCCCCTCGATCGAGAACCTGCACGCGATGCTGCAGGCGGGCATGACCGACGGCATGGAGGAGGGCTATCGACAGCTCGACGCCATGCTGGCCGCCGAGCGTTGA
- a CDS encoding TetR/AcrR family transcriptional regulator — protein MATRTSSTAPAGLTTAGVVDAAIALADAHGIDAVSMRRVAQELGVDAMSLYRHVGTKHGLLEKMADAVVTQIAPPPRSGDWVADAHALMRAARSTLLAHPWTTPLIKGRATPTPAALVHLDRLLDILRSGGLSLDLTHHALHVLGSRVLGFSDDLFDDSAASSPPPPEAAAMQAAMMAALPRIAEMAAAGATQTHDGALGGCDDQEEFDFSVELILAGLERRRARESSDA, from the coding sequence ATGGCGACCCGAACGAGCAGCACGGCACCCGCCGGCCTGACCACCGCGGGCGTCGTCGACGCGGCGATCGCGCTCGCCGACGCGCACGGCATCGACGCCGTCAGCATGCGCCGCGTCGCGCAGGAGCTCGGCGTCGACGCGATGTCGCTCTACCGTCACGTGGGCACGAAGCACGGCCTGCTCGAGAAGATGGCGGATGCGGTGGTCACCCAGATCGCGCCGCCCCCGCGCTCGGGCGACTGGGTCGCCGACGCGCACGCGCTCATGCGCGCCGCGCGGTCGACGCTGCTGGCCCACCCCTGGACGACTCCGCTCATCAAGGGCCGCGCGACGCCCACCCCGGCGGCCCTCGTACACCTCGATCGGCTGCTCGACATCCTGCGCAGCGGCGGCCTCAGCCTCGATCTGACGCATCACGCGCTGCACGTGCTCGGCAGCCGCGTGCTCGGCTTCAGCGACGACCTCTTCGACGACAGCGCCGCATCGTCGCCGCCCCCGCCCGAGGCCGCCGCGATGCAGGCGGCGATGATGGCCGCGCTTCCCCGCATCGCCGAGATGGCGGCGGCCGGCGCCACGCAGACCCACGACGGCGCGCTCGGCGGCTGCGACGACCAGGAGGAGTTCGACTTCTCGGTCGAGCTGATCCTCGCCGGGCTCGAGCGCCGACGAGCGCGGGAGTCGAGCGATGCCTGA
- a CDS encoding SMP-30/gluconolactonase/LRE family protein: protein MRAEQVTDPIAFHGEGPVWSASWGGLRWLDMLAGDILTLGEAGVGRRHVGSIAACVRPRRGGGAVIGVERGFALESPDGSLQPLPELWSSSDIRMNEGGCDPDGRFYCGSMAYDQAKGAASLYRLDPDGRVEPVLEGVTVSNGLDWSPDGALAYYNDTETGAVAVFDYARESGLTNRRTLAALPDDGRPDGLTVDADGCVWVAVVNAGAVLRLRPDGTVDGRVEVPGVTRVTACAFGGERLDRLYITTSREHLAQGEEPTAGSLFAVDPGVTGLPVREFAG from the coding sequence ATGCGCGCTGAGCAGGTCACCGATCCGATCGCCTTCCATGGCGAGGGCCCCGTCTGGTCGGCGTCGTGGGGCGGCCTCCGCTGGCTCGACATGCTCGCCGGAGACATCCTGACGCTCGGCGAGGCGGGCGTCGGGCGCCGGCACGTCGGCTCGATCGCCGCGTGCGTGCGCCCGCGCCGCGGCGGCGGCGCGGTCATCGGCGTCGAGCGCGGCTTCGCGCTGGAGTCGCCCGACGGCTCGCTCCAGCCGCTGCCAGAGCTGTGGTCGTCGAGCGACATCCGCATGAACGAGGGCGGCTGCGATCCCGACGGCCGCTTCTACTGCGGCTCGATGGCCTACGACCAGGCGAAGGGCGCCGCCTCGCTCTACCGGCTCGACCCCGACGGCAGGGTCGAGCCGGTGCTCGAGGGCGTGACCGTCTCGAACGGCCTCGACTGGAGCCCCGACGGCGCGCTCGCGTATTACAACGACACCGAGACCGGCGCGGTCGCGGTTTTCGACTACGCCCGCGAGAGCGGGCTCACGAACCGCCGCACTCTCGCTGCGCTGCCCGACGACGGGCGCCCCGACGGGCTCACCGTCGATGCAGACGGATGCGTCTGGGTCGCAGTCGTGAACGCCGGGGCGGTGCTGCGGTTGCGTCCCGACGGCACGGTCGACGGTCGCGTCGAGGTGCCGGGCGTGACGCGCGTCACCGCGTGCGCCTTCGGCGGCGAGCGGCTCGACCGCCTCTACATCACCACGTCGCGCGAGCACCTCGCCCAAGGCGAGGAGCCGACGGCCGGCTCGCTCTTCGCCGTCGACCCCGGCGTCACCGGCCTCCCCGTGCGCGAGTTCGCCGGCTGA
- a CDS encoding HAD family hydrolase, giving the protein MTDVVLDLDGVLSTRDTFASLLVAAARRAPLTGIRSTSELVRWVRAGHDVPRHAAATREVARALLRGVTEPTYDALALDVGSRLGRVAARPSMVEVAARARDAGAHIVVATGSEHRLAAAFLAAAGVEHDLLLASTLRWTPSGPVFDRHIRGDGKLAALRDAGVDIERRRFWTDSFDDFPTARAAASVVLVSPSRHSAERYRASGLETTTIR; this is encoded by the coding sequence GTGACCGACGTGGTGCTCGACCTCGACGGCGTGCTGTCGACGCGCGACACGTTCGCGTCGCTGCTCGTCGCCGCCGCGCGCCGTGCGCCGCTCACCGGCATCCGCAGCACCTCCGAGCTCGTGCGCTGGGTTCGCGCGGGCCACGACGTGCCGCGGCACGCCGCTGCCACGCGCGAAGTGGCTCGAGCACTCCTGCGAGGCGTGACGGAACCGACCTACGACGCGCTCGCGCTCGACGTCGGCAGCCGGTTGGGCAGGGTCGCGGCGCGCCCTTCGATGGTCGAGGTCGCCGCCCGAGCCCGCGATGCAGGCGCCCACATCGTCGTCGCCACCGGGTCCGAGCACCGGCTCGCCGCGGCGTTCCTGGCCGCGGCCGGCGTCGAGCACGACCTGCTGCTCGCCTCCACACTGCGGTGGACGCCGAGCGGCCCGGTCTTCGACCGGCACATCCGTGGCGATGGCAAGCTCGCGGCGCTCCGCGATGCCGGCGTCGACATCGAGCGTCGGCGCTTCTGGACCGACTCGTTCGACGACTTCCCCACTGCCCGAGCCGCAGCATCCGTCGTCCTGGTCTCCCCGTCACGCCACTCGGCGGAGCGCTACCGCGCGTCCGGGCTCGAGACGACGACGATCCGGTGA
- a CDS encoding MFS transporter, with amino-acid sequence MTARSHRLALLQTALVSAAFAMQLVVSNAINPLLPVYREQLDLSALVLSLTFVLYVGALVAVLSLLANPRFARHAPWLLLVSLVVLIASDLFAVHPEPWSILASRVLVGVAGGLGTGAASALVVGTIGAAGRAITSTGNIAGAVVGTVGAQLLVSLLGAAAPAPVFLGHAAIAAVLAVVLAVVLWVRRRPNARALEHQTGALQVGTRQRMPLPARAVPLLLAGGITWAALSISVVFSATIFAELGQTAVQALGPALLLVASGALQLASPALARVAPWLSGMLLLALGAASVAVAVVWAQPIAGVVGLVAIGAGAGIAYRAALVVFTLGARSSQQGALASVYAAVTYAEAAVAALGVGRLSDLVGFGPAAVGTFGALAVLAAAALLWAPRLRDTVEPGAAPA; translated from the coding sequence GTGACCGCACGTTCGCATCGCCTCGCCCTGCTGCAGACGGCGCTCGTGTCGGCCGCGTTCGCTATGCAGCTGGTGGTCTCGAACGCCATCAACCCGCTGCTGCCCGTCTACCGCGAGCAGCTCGACCTCAGCGCTCTCGTGCTGTCGCTGACCTTCGTGCTCTACGTCGGCGCGCTCGTGGCGGTGCTGTCGCTGCTCGCGAACCCGCGCTTCGCCCGCCACGCGCCCTGGCTGCTGCTGGTCAGCCTCGTCGTGCTCATCGCCTCCGACCTGTTCGCCGTGCACCCCGAGCCGTGGTCGATCCTCGCCTCCCGGGTGCTCGTGGGCGTGGCGGGCGGCCTCGGCACGGGCGCGGCTTCGGCGCTCGTCGTGGGCACGATCGGCGCCGCCGGCCGCGCGATCACGTCGACCGGCAACATCGCGGGCGCCGTCGTGGGCACGGTGGGGGCGCAGCTGCTCGTCTCGCTGCTCGGCGCGGCGGCCCCGGCACCGGTGTTCCTGGGGCACGCGGCCATCGCGGCGGTGCTCGCCGTGGTGCTCGCGGTGGTGCTCTGGGTGCGTCGGCGCCCCAATGCGCGGGCGCTCGAGCACCAGACGGGCGCGCTGCAGGTCGGAACACGGCAGCGGATGCCGTTGCCCGCTCGTGCGGTGCCGCTGCTGCTGGCGGGCGGCATCACCTGGGCGGCGCTCAGCATCAGCGTCGTCTTCAGCGCGACGATCTTCGCGGAGCTCGGGCAGACGGCCGTGCAGGCGCTCGGGCCCGCGCTGCTGCTGGTCGCGAGCGGTGCGCTGCAGCTCGCGAGCCCGGCGCTCGCGCGCGTCGCACCGTGGCTGAGCGGCATGCTGCTGCTCGCGCTCGGCGCCGCCTCGGTCGCTGTCGCCGTGGTCTGGGCGCAGCCGATCGCTGGTGTCGTGGGGCTGGTGGCGATCGGCGCCGGCGCCGGCATCGCCTACCGGGCCGCGCTCGTCGTCTTCACCCTCGGCGCGCGCAGCTCCCAGCAGGGCGCCCTCGCCTCGGTCTACGCGGCGGTGACGTACGCGGAGGCCGCCGTCGCGGCGCTCGGCGTCGGCCGGCTGAGCGACCTCGTGGGCTTCGGCCCTGCCGCGGTCGGCACGTTCGGCGCGCTCGCCGTGCTCGCCGCGGCGGCGCTGCTGTGGGCGCCGCGGCTGCGCGACACGGTCGAGCCGGGCGCTGCGCCCGCCTGA
- a CDS encoding ABC transporter substrate-binding protein has protein sequence MSHRIPSTRAKRVTTTFAALGVAALGLTACGPAVGATDAGAAAEVDWASIEPAESISFWTNHPGGSQEIEQQLVEAFTEETGIEVEIVTAGANYEEVSQRFQTAQTSGDVGDLVVMSDATWFTNYVNDSLLALDDTFAAAGGDTSTYNETLFDDYLYEDAHFAVPYARSTTIYYYNKDHYAQAGLTAAPTTWDEVQANSQALIEAGVTETAFTFPPAADYPAWMMNNLVWGYGGGWSDEWDASAMTSDGTVQAVQFAQDAVQAGWANVSSNSPADDFAAGATSQFIGSTGSLGGVTETAAFEVGVAFLPGGPVEQELVVPTGGAGIAISAASTPEEQLAAAMLADHLTSAENTVAFSSQTGYMPVRSDADASSLYAENPNFEVAVDQLESRTRTQDFMRVFLPGGDLTLATGLQQILTSDVDVAEALGAMQAELEGLYENDLKPQLEG, from the coding sequence ATGTCCCACCGCATCCCCTCGACGCGCGCCAAGCGCGTCACCACCACCTTCGCGGCGCTCGGCGTCGCGGCGCTCGGGCTCACCGCCTGCGGCCCGGCCGTCGGCGCGACCGACGCGGGTGCCGCCGCCGAGGTCGACTGGGCCTCGATCGAGCCGGCCGAGTCGATCAGCTTCTGGACGAACCACCCGGGCGGCTCGCAGGAGATCGAGCAGCAGCTCGTCGAGGCGTTCACCGAGGAGACCGGCATCGAGGTCGAGATCGTCACCGCCGGCGCCAACTACGAGGAGGTCTCGCAGCGCTTCCAGACCGCGCAGACCTCTGGCGACGTGGGCGACCTCGTCGTGATGTCTGACGCGACCTGGTTCACGAACTACGTCAACGACTCGCTGCTCGCGCTCGACGACACGTTCGCCGCGGCCGGGGGAGACACCTCCACCTACAACGAGACGCTCTTCGACGACTACCTCTACGAGGACGCGCACTTCGCCGTGCCGTACGCGCGCTCGACGACCATCTACTACTACAACAAGGACCACTACGCGCAGGCCGGCCTCACCGCCGCGCCCACCACGTGGGATGAGGTGCAGGCCAACTCGCAGGCGCTCATCGAGGCCGGCGTCACCGAGACCGCCTTCACCTTCCCGCCCGCGGCCGACTACCCCGCCTGGATGATGAACAACCTGGTCTGGGGCTACGGCGGCGGCTGGTCTGACGAGTGGGATGCAAGCGCGATGACCAGCGACGGCACCGTGCAGGCCGTGCAGTTCGCGCAGGACGCCGTGCAGGCCGGCTGGGCGAACGTCTCCAGCAACTCGCCCGCCGACGACTTCGCGGCCGGTGCGACGAGCCAGTTCATCGGCTCGACCGGCTCGCTCGGCGGCGTCACCGAGACCGCAGCCTTCGAGGTCGGTGTGGCGTTCCTCCCGGGCGGCCCCGTCGAGCAGGAGCTCGTCGTGCCCACGGGCGGCGCCGGCATCGCCATCTCGGCGGCCTCGACGCCCGAGGAGCAGCTCGCCGCGGCGATGCTCGCCGACCACCTGACGAGCGCCGAGAACACCGTCGCCTTCTCGTCGCAGACGGGCTACATGCCGGTGCGCTCCGACGCCGACGCCAGCTCGCTCTACGCCGAGAACCCGAACTTCGAGGTGGCGGTCGACCAGCTCGAGAGCCGCACGCGCACGCAGGACTTCATGCGCGTCTTCCTGCCGGGCGGCGACCTGACGCTCGCGACCGGCCTGCAGCAGATCCTCACCTCCGACGTCGATGTGGCGGAGGCGCTCGGCGCGATGCAGGCCGAGCTCGAGGGCCTGTACGAGAACGACCTGAAGCCCCAGCTCGAGGGCTGA
- a CDS encoding ZIP family metal transporter — translation MLEALLWGGIAASSLVVGALLAVVRSWSDRTVGIVLAFGAGALIAAVAFELAEAGLELGGPIGMGIGLAIGAVAYFAADRAVERRSGRRGGGATGFPLVLGALLDGIPEQAVLGIGLVAGNGVSLALLVSIFVSNLPESIGASADMRADGRSKRFVMLLWLGVAVLCTLAAIGGRILAEVAAPPVVATIDGIAAGALLVMLIDAMIPEARKKAGDIAGLATVVGFAVAAGLSLLGE, via the coding sequence GTGCTCGAAGCGCTGCTCTGGGGCGGCATCGCCGCCTCGTCGCTCGTGGTCGGGGCGCTGCTCGCCGTCGTGCGGTCGTGGTCCGACCGCACGGTCGGCATCGTGCTGGCGTTCGGCGCCGGCGCGCTCATCGCCGCGGTGGCGTTCGAGCTCGCCGAGGCCGGTCTCGAGCTGGGGGGCCCGATCGGCATGGGCATCGGCCTCGCGATCGGGGCGGTCGCCTACTTCGCCGCCGACCGGGCCGTCGAGCGGCGATCGGGACGGCGCGGCGGCGGCGCGACGGGCTTTCCGCTCGTGCTGGGCGCGCTGCTCGACGGCATCCCCGAGCAGGCCGTGCTCGGCATCGGGCTCGTCGCGGGCAACGGTGTGAGCCTGGCCCTGCTCGTCTCGATCTTCGTCTCGAACCTGCCCGAGTCGATCGGTGCCTCGGCAGACATGCGAGCCGACGGCCGCTCGAAGCGGTTCGTGATGCTCCTGTGGCTCGGCGTTGCCGTGCTCTGCACGCTGGCCGCCATCGGTGGTCGGATCCTGGCGGAAGTGGCTGCGCCGCCCGTCGTCGCGACCATCGACGGCATCGCGGCGGGGGCGCTCCTGGTGATGCTCATCGACGCGATGATCCCCGAGGCACGCAAGAAGGCCGGCGACATCGCGGGGCTGGCGACCGTGGTGGGCTTCGCCGTCGCCGCCGGGCTCTCGCTGCTCGGCGAGTGA
- a CDS encoding YciI family protein, with product MNHYLISFPSGAMQIPEGEFQQVVDDSHAVIEEAKAAGVYVFGGGIDEEVPPVTVAADGTVTEGASSPHTARLEGGYTVLKLESREQAEEWAARIATACRCPQELRRFGFDPAS from the coding sequence ATGAACCACTACCTGATCTCGTTCCCCAGCGGAGCGATGCAGATCCCGGAAGGCGAGTTCCAGCAGGTCGTCGACGACTCGCACGCGGTGATCGAGGAGGCGAAGGCCGCCGGTGTCTACGTCTTCGGCGGCGGCATCGACGAGGAGGTGCCGCCGGTGACGGTCGCGGCCGACGGGACGGTGACCGAGGGTGCCTCATCGCCGCACACCGCCCGCCTCGAGGGCGGCTACACGGTGCTCAAGCTCGAGTCGCGCGAGCAGGCCGAGGAGTGGGCGGCGAGGATCGCGACGGCGTGCCGCTGCCCGCAGGAGCTGCGGCGGTTCGGGTTCGACCCGGCCAGCTGA
- a CDS encoding NYN domain-containing protein, which produces MAQPNDLLAVLVDADNVSAAKIGAVLTEVARFGTASVKRVYGDWTDTKLKSWKAPSQEHVIQPIQQFANTVGKNATDSALIIDAMDLLYTRRFQGFCIVSSDSDFTRLASRIREEGVTVYGFGERQTPEAFRNACDRFTYLDVIDEPEVEDSSTAPTRVPSPKLRGDTKLVSGLRLSITTASGEDGWADLGAVGQLMRKQHPDFDSRNWGYIKLSDLVRATELFVVEPRPAGGLRVRSKKNGA; this is translated from the coding sequence ATGGCCCAGCCCAACGACCTCCTCGCTGTCCTCGTCGATGCCGACAACGTCTCTGCCGCCAAGATCGGCGCGGTGCTGACAGAGGTGGCACGCTTCGGCACGGCATCCGTCAAGCGCGTCTATGGCGACTGGACCGACACCAAGCTCAAGAGCTGGAAGGCGCCGTCGCAGGAGCACGTGATCCAGCCGATCCAGCAATTCGCCAACACGGTGGGCAAGAACGCGACCGACAGCGCGCTGATCATCGATGCGATGGATCTTCTCTACACGCGTCGCTTCCAGGGCTTCTGCATCGTGTCCTCCGACAGCGATTTCACCCGGCTCGCCTCCCGCATCCGCGAAGAGGGCGTGACCGTGTACGGCTTCGGCGAGCGGCAGACGCCTGAGGCCTTCCGGAACGCATGCGATCGGTTCACCTACCTCGACGTCATCGACGAGCCTGAGGTCGAGGACAGCTCGACTGCGCCAACGCGAGTGCCCTCCCCCAAGCTGCGCGGCGACACCAAGCTCGTCTCAGGGTTGCGCCTGAGCATCACAACGGCGTCAGGCGAGGATGGCTGGGCGGATCTCGGCGCGGTCGGGCAGCTGATGCGCAAGCAGCATCCCGACTTCGACTCGCGCAACTGGGGCTACATCAAGCTGTCGGACCTGGTGCGGGCAACAGAGCTGTTCGTCGTCGAACCACGACCAGCCGGAGGCCTGCGCGTCCGCAGCAAGAAGAACGGCGCCTGA
- a CDS encoding class I SAM-dependent methyltransferase, producing the protein MPESPSDRQRRIYDEGAGVYDRAMGTLERVWFGVDSRSWLGSRACGRVLEVAIGTGLTLPHYPAEATVTGIDISAGMLAVAGQRAASLGREVALHEGDAERLPFPDASFDTVVCALALCCIPDSERAVGEMQRALVPGGRLLLLDHIGSTWPPIRWAQRALEQVTIRSAGEHFTRRSLPLVERAGFVVDETERRKAGTVERIRAHKVG; encoded by the coding sequence ATGCCTGAATCGCCCAGCGACCGTCAGCGACGCATCTACGACGAGGGCGCGGGCGTCTACGACCGCGCGATGGGCACGCTCGAGCGGGTCTGGTTCGGCGTCGACAGCCGCTCGTGGCTCGGCAGCCGCGCTTGCGGCCGCGTGCTCGAGGTGGCGATCGGCACAGGGCTGACGCTCCCGCACTACCCCGCCGAGGCGACGGTGACCGGCATCGACATCAGCGCCGGCATGCTCGCCGTCGCCGGGCAGCGGGCGGCTTCGCTCGGCCGCGAGGTCGCCCTGCACGAGGGTGACGCCGAGCGACTGCCCTTCCCGGATGCGTCGTTCGACACGGTCGTGTGCGCGCTGGCGCTGTGCTGCATCCCCGATTCCGAGCGTGCGGTCGGCGAGATGCAGCGGGCGCTGGTGCCGGGCGGCCGATTGCTGCTGCTCGACCACATCGGCAGCACGTGGCCGCCGATCCGCTGGGCGCAGCGGGCCCTCGAGCAGGTGACGATCCGCTCTGCCGGTGAGCACTTCACCAGGCGCTCGCTGCCGCTCGTCGAGCGGGCCGGCTTCGTCGTCGACGAGACCGAGCGCCGCAAGGCCGGCACCGTCGAGCGCATCCGGGCGCACAAGGTCGGCTGA